The nucleotide window GCCGGGAGGTGTATCCACCAATCAATTATTCAATACTATTATATGGTGGTGAGGTTACATTTCGTGTACACAGCGGAGTGTGATTGGTCGAATGTCTATGAATCTCACTGTCGAAAATCTCGGAATGGAGTACGGAAGTACCTGGGCGCTTCGAGATATCTCCCTTTCGTTCGATAGCGGCGTCGTCGGACTTCTCGGACCAAATGGTGCAGGGAAATCCACCCTAATGCGGATTATTACTACCTACCAAGAACCGACCGAGGGGACGGTCCACTGGAACGGAACTGAGGTGACTGAAAACCCACAGGCAATTCGGGAAGACCTCGGCTATCTACCGCAGGACTTCGGAGTCTATCCAAACCTGACCGCAGAAGAGTTCCTGTCGTATCTCGCTGGCATCCGAGGAATCAGCGATGCAAGTGACCGAATCGAAGAATTACTGCGACTGGTGAACCTCGAAAACGACCGAGACCGTCGATTAGGCGGCTTTTCGGGAGGAATGAAACAGCGTGTCGGCATCGCGCAAAGTCTCCTCGCCGACCCGGGGTTGCTCGTCGTCGACGAACCGACAGTCGGACTCGACCCGGAAGAGCGGGTCCGCTTCCGAAACCTCCTTGCAGACCTCGCCGAGGACCGTATCGTCATTCTTTCGACGCACATCGTCTCGGATATCGAGGCAGCCGCAAACGACATTGCGCTGCTCTCAAACGGAGCGCTCGTCGCCCACGAACGGCCGAGCGAACTACTGTCCCGAGCTGCTGATTCTGTCTGGGAGTGGGTTGTCCCGGATTCGGAATTGGCGACAGTCAAACAGGAATACATGGTAAGCGGGACGACGCGAACGCGAGACGGCCTGCAAGTTCGTGCCGTTGCAGACGACGTCCCAACGCCCGAAGCTACGCAAGTCGAGCCGACGCTCGAAGATGCCTACCTCTATGTCACCGGCGGAGGAGCACGGTAATGCTTACAGCGGTACTCGCAGTTGCACGAGCGGACTTCCGAGAGCGCTCTCGGACCGCGAAGTGGCTCGTCGTGCCCATCATTTTGGCGTACTTCGCGAAACTCATCACGGTCGACTCATCACTCGTCGTCGCCGGTGAGTACACAGGCGTTCCGACAGCCGCATGGTACGGTGCAATGCTGAGTGCTATCGGGACGAATATGCTGTTCGTATTCGGGTTTGTCCTTGTCGGCGGGAGCGTAAGCAGGGACCGAGACACCGGCGTTTCGGAACTCGTCGCAACGTCGTCGCTCTCGGACGGCAGTTATCTCCTCGGCAAATGGGCAAGTAATTTCGCGCTCCTCACGATAACGACTCTGGTCCTCGCCGTCTTGACTGCTGGAACCTTTGTTATCCAAGGAACGGGCGAGTTCGACCTCTGGGCACTGTTCTCGCCATTCATTCTGGTAACACTGCCGACAATGACGGTAGTTGCGGCCGCAGCCGTTTGCTTCGAGAGTAACCGATTCCTTCGCGGAACGGCCGGAAACATCATCTACGTGGTTGCCGCGATGTTCCTGACGCTTTTCGGAGCGTATTCAGGAGCGGTCGACCTCATGGGAATCAATATTTTCAGGGAGAGCATGGCGCAAGCGATAGCCTCGCAGTATCCAGCGTACGACGGAACGAACGTCGGGTTTCTCTACACTAATACCGCTGGAGAACTAAAACCATTCAACTGGTCGGGTGTCGCGTGGTCGGTGAAGCATTTCGCCACGAGAGTGCCAATCTTCGCGACGACTGGGATACTATTCGTTGGCTCGTACGTGTCCTTCAATCGGTTCGATACGACTAGTTCGTGGTCAGCCCCCTCTCTTACGCCTGAGCGTGAAGAAAGCGAGAATGGTAGCAACGAGGCGGAATCACCGCAACTTGCGGCAACAACCGACAATCAGTCTCGGAACCGGACTACAGACGTTTCATCACTGCCACCTGTTTCACAGACCGGCATCCGGTTCCCTCAGGTGTTTCTCTCCGAACTCCGCCTCGTCGTTCGAGGGCACCCTCGCTGGTGGTACGTTGCCTGCGGACTCGCCCTACTCGGGTCGTTCGTTCCATCAGTGACTGCACTCAGGTCCGTGATAATACCATTCGCGCTCCTGTTACCCCTGTCACTGTGGTCCTCTCTCGGAACCCGAGACCAAACGCACCGAACCCAAGAACTCGTCTTTGTAAGCAGTGGCCGGAATGTGCTGTTGGCGTCGTCGTACCTCGCAGCAGTCACAGTCGGTATTGCACTGACTTTCCCCGCCGCTGCCAGATTTGCGCTTACAGGAACGTTCAACGCGCTGTTCGGGTGGGCGGTCGGTGTTCTCTTTCTCCCTGCGGCAGCACTCGCGATTGGCATCTGGACTGGCCGACCTCGCGTCTTCGAGATGTTGTATCTGGTTGCGTGGTACGGTGGCCCGATGAACGAACTTATTCCGTTGGACTATCTTGGAGCGTACGACCAGACGGTTTCGTCGGGCGTCACGTTCGTCTACCTTGGACTGACCGTCGTCGCACTCGGGGCTGCTGTCGTTGGTCGTCGACGGATGGTCAGCGGCTGAAATTCTTCGAAAGCAAGCAAGGGTTCCGGCTAGCCAAACCGTTATTCCTCGCAGTCGCAGAGGCCGAGTATGAAGCTCTCCATCGTCGATCTGTCTCCGGTTCCCGACAACGGGACCGCAGCTGAAGCTTACGCGAACACTGTGGCAGCCGCAAGACAGGCCGAGCAACTTGGGTACTCCCGGTTCTGGGTGGCTGAACACCACGGGATGGCAGATACCATCGCGGGCACGACGCCCGAAGTATTACTCGGCCGCCTCGCCGGCGAAACTGACTCAATCCGACTCGGGTCAGGAGCAGTGCTACTCAACCACTATAGCCCGTTTAAGGTCGCAGAAGCGTTCGGTGCGCTGGATGCACTCGCGCCGGGCCGTATCGATGCGGGCCTCGGTCGGGCGAACGGCTCACCAGCCGCCGACCGTGCCCTTGGGACGGAACGACACGTGCAGAACCCGGACGAAGACCACACTGAGAAAATCGAAGCCGTCGTTACTCACCTCTACGACGACTACCCCGACGGACACGCCTACAGCGACCTCGAAATTCCGCACTCAAGCCATGACGTACCAACACCGTGGGTACTCGGGTCGAGTCCGTCGAGCGCAGCTATTGCAGGCGAACTCGGGTTAC belongs to Haloferax mediterranei ATCC 33500 and includes:
- a CDS encoding ABC transporter ATP-binding protein encodes the protein MNLTVENLGMEYGSTWALRDISLSFDSGVVGLLGPNGAGKSTLMRIITTYQEPTEGTVHWNGTEVTENPQAIREDLGYLPQDFGVYPNLTAEEFLSYLAGIRGISDASDRIEELLRLVNLENDRDRRLGGFSGGMKQRVGIAQSLLADPGLLVVDEPTVGLDPEERVRFRNLLADLAEDRIVILSTHIVSDIEAAANDIALLSNGALVAHERPSELLSRAADSVWEWVVPDSELATVKQEYMVSGTTRTRDGLQVRAVADDVPTPEATQVEPTLEDAYLYVTGGGAR
- a CDS encoding ABC transporter permease produces the protein MLTAVLAVARADFRERSRTAKWLVVPIILAYFAKLITVDSSLVVAGEYTGVPTAAWYGAMLSAIGTNMLFVFGFVLVGGSVSRDRDTGVSELVATSSLSDGSYLLGKWASNFALLTITTLVLAVLTAGTFVIQGTGEFDLWALFSPFILVTLPTMTVVAAAAVCFESNRFLRGTAGNIIYVVAAMFLTLFGAYSGAVDLMGINIFRESMAQAIASQYPAYDGTNVGFLYTNTAGELKPFNWSGVAWSVKHFATRVPIFATTGILFVGSYVSFNRFDTTSSWSAPSLTPEREESENGSNEAESPQLAATTDNQSRNRTTDVSSLPPVSQTGIRFPQVFLSELRLVVRGHPRWWYVACGLALLGSFVPSVTALRSVIIPFALLLPLSLWSSLGTRDQTHRTQELVFVSSGRNVLLASSYLAAVTVGIALTFPAAARFALTGTFNALFGWAVGVLFLPAAALAIGIWTGRPRVFEMLYLVAWYGGPMNELIPLDYLGAYDQTVSSGVTFVYLGLTVVALGAAVVGRRRMVSG
- a CDS encoding LLM class flavin-dependent oxidoreductase — translated: MKLSIVDLSPVPDNGTAAEAYANTVAAARQAEQLGYSRFWVAEHHGMADTIAGTTPEVLLGRLAGETDSIRLGSGAVLLNHYSPFKVAEAFGALDALAPGRIDAGLGRANGSPAADRALGTERHVQNPDEDHTEKIEAVVTHLYDDYPDGHAYSDLEIPHSSHDVPTPWVLGSSPSSAAIAGELGLRYCFAAFIRPQFATHAFDEYRERFQPSQLAGGIDEPQGMVAVNAVCAETDEEAARLRAVAEASYKRMQRGIIGTTPSIEEAIDELGGVPEPTPATLDSDEWPRAISGSPETLASLLEQLTERVGVDEVMIQHIVSDHEHALRSHELLADGVGLTPR